The following proteins are encoded in a genomic region of Atribacteraceae bacterium:
- a CDS encoding WecB/TagA/CpsF family glycosyltransferase — MITPPLRDLLGYSVTDVSMLHLINLLKQDIAAGRQVQIVTLNPEMLAHQSYDTNFQRVLRRAEYLVADGSGVVLASRILGCPIHNRLPGVELAEEIFWEGTRRSWKIYCLGGSGKTLDQAVRRIRERFPGIRLAGWHHGYFSDDDLLVREINRTRADVLLVGLGSPRQEEWIARHRSRLIARVLVGVGGSFDVIGGSKRRAPALFRKFGVEWVWRVISEPRRLKRIIPSFCRFGWLVACERLTAHRRLP; from the coding sequence ATGATTACTCCTCCACTCCGCGACCTGTTGGGGTATTCTGTGACTGATGTCTCCATGCTTCACCTCATTAATCTCCTGAAACAAGATATCGCAGCGGGACGGCAAGTCCAGATAGTGACTCTGAATCCGGAAATGCTGGCTCACCAGTCCTATGACACCAACTTTCAAAGAGTACTCCGCAGGGCGGAGTACTTGGTGGCCGATGGGAGCGGCGTTGTTCTGGCTTCCCGTATTTTGGGCTGTCCGATCCATAACCGTCTCCCCGGGGTCGAGCTGGCTGAGGAAATTTTCTGGGAAGGAACCAGGCGTAGCTGGAAGATTTACTGCTTGGGAGGAAGCGGGAAAACCCTTGATCAGGCGGTGAGGAGAATCAGGGAGCGGTTTCCGGGAATCCGCTTGGCTGGCTGGCATCACGGGTATTTTAGTGATGACGATCTCCTCGTGCGGGAAATAAACCGAACCAGGGCCGATGTCCTCCTGGTTGGGTTGGGGTCCCCCCGTCAGGAGGAATGGATCGCCCGCCACCGGTCCCGGCTGATAGCCCGGGTTCTGGTGGGTGTAGGGGGGAGCTTTGACGTGATCGGAGGGAGCAAGCGACGAGCGCCGGCCCTATTCAGGAAATTCGGTGTGGAATGGGTATGGCGGGTAATCTCTGAACCCCGGCGGTTGAAACGGATCATACCTTCCTTTTGCCGGTTCGGTTGGTTGGTGGCGTGTGAGCGCCTAACAGCGCATCGGCGCCTACCCTGA
- a CDS encoding permease-like cell division protein FtsX has translation MFLLSVFHRMQRSPHLFLMGFFSIFFTQLIVNIFIFGYLELEKMGAFLGEAFTVKAYFEDTFSSEQIEPILTNIRNFPETREVVLVDREEARRRFLEYFELREEDFPPEDNPFPQSLEVTSRRLEEVPRLAERLREIAYFEEVIHGGRNLETFIDFYQMLLGLGSFILLGIFIFSLIVIINVIRISIHSCADEIRVSYLMGATERFIRRPFLYEGFSEGFFAGIASFFLSYFVLSFSLEFLHTAFPFFPWITLDEAVWPMAIANTGLGGFIGFLGSYLATGAILRRSEA, from the coding sequence GTGTTTCTTCTGAGCGTGTTCCACCGTATGCAACGTTCTCCGCACTTGTTTTTAATGGGGTTTTTCAGTATTTTTTTTACCCAACTGATTGTCAATATTTTTATCTTTGGTTATTTGGAACTGGAAAAAATGGGGGCCTTTTTAGGCGAAGCGTTCACCGTAAAGGCTTATTTTGAAGACACCTTTTCCTCTGAACAGATTGAGCCGATTCTCACGAATATCAGGAATTTCCCGGAAACCCGTGAGGTTGTTCTGGTTGACCGCGAAGAGGCCCGCCGCCGTTTCCTCGAATATTTTGAATTGCGCGAAGAAGATTTTCCTCCGGAGGACAACCCCTTTCCCCAGTCTTTGGAAGTGACTTCCCGCCGGTTAGAGGAGGTTCCCCGTCTTGCTGAACGGCTCAGGGAAATCGCGTACTTTGAAGAAGTCATCCACGGTGGACGCAATTTGGAGACATTCATCGATTTTTATCAGATGTTATTAGGGTTGGGTAGTTTCATCCTGTTGGGAATATTTATTTTTTCCCTGATTGTGATTATCAATGTCATCCGAATATCCATCCACAGTTGCGCGGATGAAATCCGGGTCTCTTATTTAATGGGAGCGACCGAACGGTTCATTCGCCGTCCATTTCTCTACGAAGGGTTTTCTGAAGGTTTTTTTGCTGGCATTGCCTCTTTCTTCTTGTCATATTTTGTTTTAAGCTTCAGCTTGGAATTTCTCCATACCGCCTTTCCCTTTTTTCCCTGGATCACCCTTGATGAAGCCGTCTGGCCGATGGCGATCGCCAATACCGGGTTGGGAGGGTTTATCGGGTTTTTAGGGAGTTACCTGGCGACCGGAGCCATTTTACGGAGAAGTGAAGCATGA
- a CDS encoding polysaccharide pyruvyl transferase family protein: protein MRVFLVGYYGFGNWGDELSLMAVSRELAAFAQRQGISLDLSVLSRGKDLPVSLPTGTVPVPRRPVSEIWRELRCCDGVVIGGGSLLQDASSLRSLLYYWTLVNVAIRLKKPVVFFRCGLGPFQKRLSRFLMKRLMRRLTLFVARDADSAALAAEYSCSAQRILEGRDPVFSLFEPEQNRDYCRDRIAVFLRTMPPDREAVLRMALCELRETTGRPVECVGFHQELDRATVERLGRETGCRTRYFTSTDEVKRYFLDLDCLFTMRLHPAIIASRMGVPWFAFDIDPKIAALCRWWENKNLLRWEKVDSKTLAVSFQNRAVIREQGKQVQAEIDRFLQDENGLCEAVFASLQGNL from the coding sequence GTGCGGGTCTTTCTTGTCGGTTACTATGGCTTTGGCAACTGGGGAGACGAGTTGAGCCTTATGGCTGTCAGCCGTGAATTGGCGGCATTTGCCCAGCGGCAGGGCATCTCCCTGGATCTCTCTGTCTTGAGCCGCGGGAAGGATCTTCCGGTAAGCCTGCCTACAGGAACAGTTCCGGTTCCGCGCCGCCCGGTGAGCGAAATTTGGCGGGAACTGCGCTGCTGTGACGGAGTGGTGATCGGCGGCGGAAGCCTGTTGCAGGATGCATCCAGCCTCCGTTCCCTCCTCTATTACTGGACTCTTGTGAATGTGGCCATACGCTTGAAGAAACCGGTGGTTTTTTTTCGCTGTGGTCTGGGTCCCTTTCAGAAACGCTTGAGTCGTTTTCTTATGAAGCGCCTGATGCGTCGTCTTACCCTTTTTGTTGCCCGAGACGCTGATTCCGCGGCTTTGGCCGCTGAGTACAGTTGTTCGGCACAACGAATTTTGGAAGGACGAGACCCGGTTTTTTCACTCTTTGAGCCCGAGCAAAACCGGGATTACTGTCGCGACCGGATTGCTGTATTTTTGCGCACGATGCCACCGGACCGCGAAGCGGTTTTGCGGATGGCTCTATGTGAACTCAGGGAAACGACCGGTCGGCCGGTGGAGTGTGTCGGCTTTCACCAGGAACTCGACCGGGCCACGGTGGAACGTCTCGGCCGGGAGACCGGTTGCCGGACTCGTTATTTTACTTCTACCGATGAAGTTAAAAGATATTTTCTGGATCTTGACTGCCTGTTCACGATGCGGCTTCATCCGGCGATCATCGCCAGCCGGATGGGTGTTCCCTGGTTTGCTTTCGATATTGACCCCAAAATTGCCGCGCTATGCCGCTGGTGGGAGAACAAGAATCTTCTGCGCTGGGAAAAAGTTGATTCGAAAACGCTTGCGGTCTCATTTCAGAATCGGGCTGTCATTCGGGAACAGGGGAAACAGGTGCAGGCGGAGATCGATCGTTTTCTCCAGGATGAGAATGGCCTGTGCGAGGCGGTGTTCGCTTCTCTGCAGGGGAATCTGTGA
- a CDS encoding ATP-binding cassette domain-containing protein, which produces MDEELGKVFIEFKRVYKIYPNGARALNNISLVIEEGEFVFLVGVTGAGKSTLLKLITREEVPTSGNIWLEGFRVNQLDDGHLPILRRNIGVVFQDLRLLSSRTVLENLIFPLEVMGVARRSMLQLADMVLDTLCMQEKKHHRIEWLSGGEKQKLCIGRAVIHRPRLILADEPTGNLDGETAVDMVTTLYEYCRDKGITVIMSTHNKYILERFPARLVYLNGGEVVYDRRRD; this is translated from the coding sequence ATGGACGAAGAACTGGGGAAGGTATTCATAGAGTTCAAGCGGGTTTATAAGATCTACCCGAATGGAGCTCGGGCCCTCAACAATATCAGCCTGGTGATCGAGGAGGGAGAATTTGTGTTTCTGGTAGGTGTGACCGGTGCCGGGAAAAGCACCTTGCTGAAACTCATCACTCGGGAAGAGGTTCCCACTTCGGGGAATATCTGGCTTGAGGGTTTTCGGGTGAACCAACTGGATGACGGGCATCTGCCCATATTGCGGAGAAACATCGGCGTTGTTTTCCAGGACCTTAGATTGCTTTCTTCCCGTACGGTCCTGGAAAATCTGATTTTTCCACTGGAAGTGATGGGAGTGGCCAGGCGGTCGATGCTCCAGTTAGCTGACATGGTTCTCGATACCCTTTGTATGCAAGAGAAAAAACATCATCGAATCGAATGGCTGTCCGGTGGGGAAAAACAAAAACTGTGTATCGGTCGGGCCGTGATCCATCGGCCTCGCCTGATCCTGGCCGATGAACCGACCGGTAATTTGGACGGAGAGACCGCGGTTGACATGGTCACCACCCTCTATGAATATTGCCGGGATAAAGGTATAACGGTGATCATGTCCACGCATAACAAGTACATTCTGGAACGATTTCCAGCGAGATTGGTATACCTCAACGGAGGCGAAGTGGTTTATGATCGGCGGAGGGACTGA